One window from the genome of Pyrus communis chromosome 16, drPyrComm1.1, whole genome shotgun sequence encodes:
- the LOC137719646 gene encoding beta-glucosidase 24-like — MASSPPFLRVLNWMCIIGLFARLSQVYVVAFNPKELQVKRADFPSDFVFGVSTAAAQIEGSAKSAGKGPSVWDTFVKQFPERIVDRSNMFTAIDSYKRYKEDVKLLKDTGVDFYRFSIAWTRILPKGTLSGGINQEGIDHYNSLIDELIKNGITPYVTILHFDWPQALEDKYGGPLNRSFVNDLKDYSEICFKTFGDRVKNWITINEPYVVAFMGYDVGISAPGRCSVDTSFKCTAGNSATEPYIVSHNLLLAHATVVKLYRKKFQEKQGGQIGLSLVGVYVEPFSDSVEDRAAAKRGLDFNLGWFMEPLVYGHYPKSMRDLVKERLPKFSKKEKILLKGSFDFIGINYYTSRYGKNDPASPKKPTCYHNDALASLTEQRNGVLIGPPANGSTFIYIYPQGLEKLLAFMKEHYRSPKIYITENGITEPKDDKRGLGEVLKDQHRIENTLRHLYWINKARQNGVKLKGYFYWSLFDDFEWGDGYTSRFGLYYIDYKDNLKRIPKDSAKWFPKFLKGEA, encoded by the coding sequence ATGGCGTCCTCGCCACCTTTCTTAAGGGTTTTAAACTGGATGTGCATCATCGGTTTGTTTGCCCGTTTGTCACAAGTTTACGTCGTTGCATTTAACCCGAAAGAACTCCAAGTTAAGAGGGCCGACTTCCCGAGCGATTTTGTGTTTGGAGTGTCTACTGCTGCAGCACAAATAGAAGGATCAGCCAAATCAGCAGGAAAAGGACCAAGTGTTTGGGACACGTTTGTTAAGCAATTCCCAGAAAGAATTGTGGACCGGTCGAACATGTTCACTGCCATCGATTCATATAAGCGATACAAGGAAGACGTGAAGCTTCTCAAGGACACTGGAGTTGATTTCTACAGATTTTCGATCGCCTGGACAAGGATTCTGCCCAAGGGAACCTTAAGTGGCGGAATAAACCAAGAGGGTATCGATCACTATAACAGCCTCATCGATGAGTTAATCAAGAATGGCATTACACCCTATGTGACCATATTGCACTTTGATTGGCCACAAGCGTTGGAAGACAAGTACGGAGGCCCCTTGAACCGTTCGTTTGTGAATGATTTGAAGGATTACAGTGAAATTTGTTTCAAAACATTTGGAGACAGGGTTAAAAATTGGATCACGATCAACGAACCATATGTTGTTGCCTTCATGGGGTATGATGTTGGAATTTCTGCACCAGGCAGGTGTTCTGTAGACACAAGCTTTAAATGCACAGCTGGTAATTCAGCCACTGAACCTTACATTGTGAGCCATAACCTTCTCCTCGCGCATGCCACTGTTGTTAAGCTATACCGAAAGAAGTTCCAAGAAAAACAAGGCGGACAAATTGGATTAAGTCTTGTAGGAGTCTATGTCGAGCCTTTTTCAGACTCGGTGGAAGATAGAGCTGCAGCGAAACGAGGTTTGGACTTCAACCTCGGGTGGTTCATGGAGCCATTAGTATACGGACACTATCCGAAGAGTATGAGAGATTTGGTCAAGGAAAGGTTACCCAAGTTTAGCAAGAAGGAAAAGATATTGTTAAAAGGGTCTTTTGATTTTATTGGCATCAACTATTATACATCAAGATATGGTAAAAACGACCCAGCAAGTCCAAAGAAACCAACATGCTACCACAACGATGCTTTAGCTTCACTGACAGAACAAAGAAATGGAGTCCTAATCGGACCTCCGGCTAATGGGAGTACTTTCATCTACATTTATCCGCAAGGTCTGGAGAAATTGTTGGCGTTCATGAAGGAACACTATCGAAGTCCGAAGATCTACATTACAGAAAATGGAATTACCGAGCCAAAGGATGATAAACGCGGACTTGGAGAAGTGCTGAAGGATCAACATAGAATCGAAAATACTCTTCGGCATTTGTACTGGATCAATAAGGCAAGACAGAATGGTGTGAAATTGAAAGGATATTTCTACTGGAGTTTGTTTGATGACTTTGAATGGGGTGATGGCTATACCTCAAGATTCGGGCTTTACTACATCGATTACAAAGACAATCTTAAGCGCATTCCTAAAGACTCCGCTAAGTGGTTCCCTAAATTCTTGAAGGGTGAAGCCTAA